From a single Alkalihalophilus pseudofirmus genomic region:
- a CDS encoding sensor domain-containing diguanylate cyclase, protein MGIPLHEIQLYKNFDDLAKELLDLAKQIMPGKLIYLNALNDKQQTILKLSDTNTEILISEGMVIDLNETLCHRVNFENNRPLIYEDLNKEDWLGDLEEALVEVNIKSYLGIPIYLIDGNVFGTLCVAHHEDTHFDKQNINMLQRIAKMFSYWLELERLAYRDSLTGLYNRQYLYKHFETNVESEGTLFFLDLDGFKSVNDIYGHETGDLLLKEVAFKLNEFIKEQSDAFAVRLGGDEFIVNLPYISNKKEVCKQAERLLNYLNTWTNELDKCKLSASIGIVSYPNSNSISLKTLLANADKALYCSKSAGKNTYHFYSENV, encoded by the coding sequence ATGGGAATTCCATTACATGAAATACAGCTGTATAAAAATTTTGATGATCTAGCTAAAGAGCTATTAGACTTAGCAAAACAAATTATGCCTGGCAAACTAATTTATTTAAACGCTTTAAACGATAAACAGCAAACCATACTCAAGTTATCAGACACAAATACAGAGATACTAATATCTGAAGGAATGGTTATAGACCTTAATGAGACTTTATGTCATCGAGTAAATTTTGAAAATAACAGGCCTTTAATTTATGAGGACTTAAATAAAGAAGATTGGCTGGGTGACCTGGAAGAAGCACTTGTTGAAGTCAATATTAAATCCTATCTGGGAATCCCAATCTACCTCATTGATGGAAACGTGTTTGGGACATTGTGTGTGGCTCATCATGAAGACACACATTTTGATAAGCAAAATATTAATATGCTCCAACGAATTGCTAAAATGTTTTCTTATTGGTTAGAGTTAGAGCGCCTAGCTTATAGAGATTCTTTAACTGGATTATATAACAGGCAGTACCTCTATAAACACTTTGAAACAAACGTTGAATCCGAGGGAACACTATTTTTTTTAGATTTAGATGGGTTTAAAAGTGTAAATGATATATATGGGCATGAAACTGGCGACCTTTTATTAAAAGAAGTTGCTTTTAAGCTTAATGAATTTATAAAAGAACAATCTGATGCATTTGCAGTAAGATTAGGGGGCGATGAATTTATCGTTAATCTCCCTTACATTTCAAATAAAAAAGAAGTGTGTAAACAGGCAGAACGTTTACTTAACTATTTAAATACATGGACTAACGAATTAGATAAATGTAAACTGTCAGCAAGTATAGGAATTGTTTCTTATCCAAACAGTAATAGTATTAGTTTAAAGACTTTGCTTGCTAATGCAGATAAAGCG
- a CDS encoding alanine/glycine:cation symporter family protein has protein sequence MEESRLIQTINEISGFVWGPPLLILLVGTGIYLTFRLAFLQFRTLPYALKLAFSKKQDKSSEGDISHFQSLMTALAATVGTGNIAGVATAVVIGGPGAVFWMWLSAIFGMATKYAEAILAVKYREKDKNGQMAGGPMYYLEKGLKMKWLGVTFAVLAAIAAFGIGNTVQSNSVAAVIESNWGINPWITGILLAIFTGLVLLGGIRSIGRAVAFIVPLMALFYVGAGLILILGNVELVPSAVALIFSDAFTGQAVAGGAIGVVIQYGVARGVFSNEAGLGSAPIAAAAAKTDYPGRQALVSMTQVFIDTIIICSITGIALVMGNLYTGGETGAALTSATFEYFLGPAGAVVVAVGLVFFAYSTILGWSYYGEKCFYYLFRSQTSIIVYRVLFVLAVAVGAGASLDVVWGVADIMNGLMAIPNLIGLLGLSGVVVAETHRFLKQMREEKAQSAGARQEG, from the coding sequence ATGGAAGAAAGCCGATTAATTCAGACAATCAATGAAATTAGTGGCTTTGTATGGGGTCCACCGCTGCTTATTTTATTAGTCGGTACGGGTATTTATCTTACATTTCGTCTCGCTTTTCTTCAATTCAGAACATTACCTTACGCTCTAAAACTTGCTTTCAGTAAAAAGCAAGATAAGAGTTCAGAAGGTGATATCTCCCATTTCCAATCATTAATGACTGCTCTTGCCGCAACTGTCGGTACCGGTAACATTGCCGGGGTAGCAACCGCAGTCGTAATCGGGGGACCTGGTGCTGTATTTTGGATGTGGCTGTCTGCGATTTTTGGGATGGCAACAAAATATGCAGAGGCTATTTTAGCTGTTAAGTATCGTGAAAAAGATAAAAACGGTCAAATGGCTGGCGGTCCGATGTACTATCTCGAAAAAGGACTGAAAATGAAATGGCTTGGTGTAACATTTGCTGTTTTGGCTGCCATTGCTGCATTTGGAATTGGGAACACTGTTCAATCAAATTCAGTAGCTGCTGTTATTGAGAGCAACTGGGGTATTAATCCATGGATCACAGGTATTTTATTAGCGATTTTCACAGGACTTGTTTTACTTGGCGGTATTCGCAGTATCGGCCGTGCCGTTGCTTTTATCGTTCCATTGATGGCTTTATTCTATGTAGGAGCTGGACTTATTTTAATTTTAGGTAATGTAGAACTTGTTCCTAGTGCAGTAGCCTTAATCTTCTCTGATGCCTTTACTGGTCAGGCTGTAGCCGGCGGCGCTATCGGGGTTGTTATTCAATACGGGGTAGCTCGTGGTGTATTCTCGAATGAAGCAGGTCTAGGTTCTGCTCCAATCGCTGCCGCTGCTGCTAAAACCGATTATCCTGGACGCCAAGCGCTTGTTTCAATGACTCAAGTATTCATTGATACGATCATTATTTGTTCAATTACGGGTATTGCCCTTGTCATGGGTAACTTATATACAGGCGGCGAAACTGGTGCGGCATTAACATCCGCGACGTTTGAATATTTCTTAGGGCCGGCTGGTGCAGTCGTTGTAGCTGTAGGTCTTGTATTCTTTGCTTATTCAACTATTTTAGGATGGTCCTATTACGGCGAGAAATGTTTCTATTATTTATTTAGATCTCAAACTTCGATTATTGTCTACCGAGTGTTATTCGTTTTAGCTGTAGCAGTCGGTGCTGGTGCTAGCTTAGATGTTGTATGGGGTGTAGCTGATATTATGAATGGCCTAATGGCGATCCCGAACTTAATTGGTCTTCTTGGACTCTCAGGCGTTGTTGTCGCTGAGACACACCGCTTCTTAAAACAAATGAGAGAAGAGAAGGCCCAAAGTGCCGGTGCAAGACAAGAAGGGTAA
- a CDS encoding GntP family permease, with amino-acid sequence MDIQLTILGTMLALFVTIGLILIRVAPAYAMMAGALIGGVFGGATLVETVGLMIGGAEGMVGVVLRVLAAGILAGVLIESGAAKTIAESILYKLGETKALLAVSGATMVLTGVGVFIGVAVLTVAPIALSIAKRANLSKMAVLLAISGGGKAGNIISPNPNTIAAAEAFQVPLTSVMFVGVVPALFGIGATYILAKRIRNVGAPVDDTELSSEVKGDSPSLAKALTAPGAAIALLLLQPLFGIHVDPLFALPIGGIVGALIMGKGKHLNAYITSGLEKMAGVAILLLGTGTLAGIIAHSALIEAILNGIDALSLPAYFLAPIAGITMSAATGSTAAATAVAGNVFAPTILELGIHALAGAAMVHAGATVLDHMPHGTFFHITRASVGMAMKERFKLLPYETLVGLVIVIVSTLIFGVFGFLFFS; translated from the coding sequence ATGGATATACAATTAACGATTCTAGGAACGATGCTCGCACTTTTTGTAACGATTGGCTTAATCCTGATTCGAGTCGCACCAGCCTATGCGATGATGGCAGGTGCTTTAATCGGCGGAGTTTTTGGCGGTGCTACTTTAGTTGAAACAGTCGGCCTAATGATTGGCGGAGCCGAAGGAATGGTCGGTGTTGTTTTACGTGTATTAGCAGCCGGTATTCTAGCTGGCGTGCTGATTGAATCAGGCGCAGCAAAGACGATTGCCGAGTCTATATTATATAAGCTCGGAGAAACGAAAGCGTTACTTGCCGTGTCCGGTGCAACGATGGTTTTAACAGGAGTCGGCGTGTTTATTGGCGTTGCTGTTTTAACAGTAGCACCAATCGCGCTTTCTATTGCTAAGCGAGCGAATTTGTCTAAGATGGCAGTACTCTTGGCGATTTCTGGCGGGGGCAAGGCTGGGAATATTATTTCTCCTAACCCAAATACAATAGCGGCAGCAGAGGCTTTCCAAGTGCCATTGACTTCTGTGATGTTTGTTGGAGTAGTACCAGCACTTTTTGGAATAGGTGCTACGTATATTTTGGCAAAAAGAATACGTAATGTCGGAGCGCCTGTTGATGATACTGAACTCTCAAGTGAGGTAAAAGGGGATTCTCCAAGCTTGGCAAAAGCCCTGACTGCACCAGGTGCAGCAATTGCTTTATTGCTTTTACAGCCATTGTTTGGCATCCATGTTGATCCGCTTTTTGCCCTTCCTATTGGGGGGATTGTTGGAGCACTCATTATGGGGAAAGGTAAACATTTAAATGCTTATATTACATCTGGTCTTGAAAAAATGGCAGGGGTGGCTATCTTATTATTAGGCACAGGAACATTAGCTGGTATTATCGCGCATTCCGCTTTGATTGAAGCCATCTTAAATGGGATTGATGCTTTGAGTTTACCTGCTTACTTCCTAGCGCCTATTGCAGGAATTACGATGTCAGCAGCCACTGGATCTACCGCTGCAGCGACAGCCGTAGCGGGTAATGTGTTTGCTCCGACCATTCTTGAACTTGGTATTCATGCCTTAGCAGGTGCTGCTATGGTCCATGCAGGAGCAACTGTTCTTGATCATATGCCTCATGGGACGTTTTTTCATATTACAAGAGCAAGTGTTGGTATGGCGATGAAAGAGCGCTTTAAGTTATTGCCTTATGAAACACTTGTTGGACTAGTCATTGTGATTGTTTCAACATTAATCTTTGGTGTGTTTGGATTCTTGTTTTTTAGTTGA
- a CDS encoding YfhD family protein, translating to MNKNPNQKQKQQNSQENMQYQGPYDEVEFSKEFADSEDQEAMARMKEADARASQKKK from the coding sequence ATGAATAAGAACCCAAATCAAAAACAAAAACAACAGAACAGCCAAGAGAACATGCAATACCAAGGTCCATACGATGAGGTAGAGTTTTCAAAAGAATTTGCTGATTCAGAAGATCAAGAAGCAATGGCTCGCATGAAAGAAGCAGACGCAAGAGCTAGTCAAAAAAAGAAATAA
- a CDS encoding glycerophosphodiester phosphodiesterase — protein MINTAIFAHRGASKFFPENTMSAFEAAHLYGADGIEFDVQLSKDLVPVVIHDATLERTTNGLGKVSSYTVEQLKSLSAGEWFGPRFKNEAIPTLEEVLIWASGSGMKLNIELKGAIHQRNHVIQTIIPLIKDYQLIDKVILSSFDHRVIYQAIQHSPEIETAVIVTAALHEPEEYVKRIVGARGYHFLSPLLLEEEARELIKSGVNIRPYTVNEREQLAIYMKWGCQGVFTDDPKLAIEVREQLNC, from the coding sequence ATGATCAATACCGCTATTTTTGCTCATCGTGGTGCTTCGAAGTTTTTTCCAGAGAATACGATGTCAGCCTTTGAAGCGGCACATTTATACGGAGCAGACGGGATAGAGTTTGACGTTCAGTTAAGTAAGGACCTTGTACCGGTGGTTATTCATGATGCGACGTTAGAGAGAACGACCAATGGATTAGGCAAGGTTAGTTCATATACGGTTGAACAATTAAAGAGTTTAAGTGCAGGAGAGTGGTTTGGTCCCCGTTTTAAAAATGAGGCGATTCCAACACTCGAGGAGGTACTGATCTGGGCAAGCGGAAGTGGAATGAAATTAAACATTGAACTAAAAGGGGCTATACATCAAAGAAATCATGTGATTCAGACGATTATTCCTTTAATTAAAGACTATCAGCTCATAGATAAAGTAATTCTCTCTTCATTTGATCACCGAGTCATTTACCAAGCGATACAGCACTCACCTGAGATTGAAACAGCTGTCATTGTGACTGCCGCGCTCCATGAGCCTGAGGAATATGTAAAACGTATCGTTGGAGCCCGGGGCTATCATTTTTTATCGCCGTTATTATTGGAGGAAGAAGCGAGAGAACTTATAAAGAGCGGTGTGAACATTAGACCTTATACCGTAAATGAAAGAGAACAGCTTGCTATATATATGAAGTGGGGGTGTCAAGGTGTGTTCACAGATGACCCTAAGCTTGCAATTGAGGTAAGAGAGCAGCTGAATTGTTAA
- a CDS encoding ArsR/SmtB family transcription factor, translating into MEPLKKMTFVSSPVIDLLASMLRVVNHEQLKETEGLGGQVTKEIETWALETRKKVPEEMMKELETFFHHESYLAITLIPLIIKYELYSDVHSFLSALHNLEDEELYYYFINTGFGPDEELTTFSDPSAVISFLNKLNVPETEKWKLSYLIFDGPKTKQRLIKLIERFYYHYYESVEAQVVKDQQKWIDTMTDFTNERTTNYFNTLNKQFVINVEEWEKVIVTPSYFMDFSMLFMSIRKINLTAYVPGIRHIEVQDVGRGEKETLESIRTMTDEKRFKMLQLLNKQPMYGYELAQHLDVSNSTISHHLSALVARQFVQATRRENKVYYEVNQEEIKQVIRSLERLLIK; encoded by the coding sequence ATGGAGCCATTGAAGAAAATGACGTTTGTATCCTCACCTGTCATTGATTTATTAGCCAGTATGCTGAGAGTAGTCAATCATGAGCAGCTAAAGGAAACTGAGGGATTAGGCGGGCAGGTGACAAAAGAGATAGAAACATGGGCGCTTGAAACACGAAAGAAAGTACCTGAAGAAATGATGAAAGAGCTCGAAACGTTCTTTCACCATGAAAGTTACTTAGCAATCACATTAATACCCCTGATTATTAAGTATGAATTGTATAGTGATGTTCATTCGTTTCTTAGTGCATTGCACAATCTAGAGGATGAAGAACTGTATTATTATTTCATAAATACAGGATTTGGGCCTGACGAAGAGCTGACAACGTTTTCTGATCCGAGTGCAGTGATCTCTTTTTTGAATAAATTAAATGTTCCAGAAACAGAAAAATGGAAATTAAGTTATTTAATTTTTGATGGACCGAAAACAAAGCAGCGGTTAATTAAATTAATTGAACGTTTTTATTATCATTACTACGAATCGGTTGAGGCTCAGGTAGTCAAAGATCAACAAAAATGGATTGATACGATGACGGACTTTACCAACGAGAGAACGACGAACTACTTTAACACATTGAATAAACAATTTGTGATCAATGTAGAAGAGTGGGAGAAGGTCATTGTAACACCATCTTATTTTATGGATTTTTCAATGCTCTTTATGTCGATTAGAAAAATAAACCTCACTGCATATGTACCGGGAATCAGGCATATTGAAGTGCAGGATGTCGGCAGAGGGGAGAAAGAAACATTAGAGTCCATTCGTACCATGACAGATGAAAAGCGATTTAAGATGCTTCAGCTTCTTAATAAGCAGCCCATGTATGGTTATGAATTGGCCCAGCATTTAGACGTGTCGAACTCTACGATCTCTCATCACTTATCTGCTTTAGTAGCAAGACAATTTGTGCAGGCCACTAGGAGAGAAAACAAAGTGTATTATGAAGTAAATCAAGAAGAAATTAAGCAAGTAATTAGGTCATTAGAGCGTTTATTAATTAAATAG